A genomic stretch from Sphingobacterium sp. ML3W includes:
- a CDS encoding AraC family transcriptional regulator yields MQENKNEILKRGTEITQRYFEFLNQHIDDVVSGRVIEFMEINEIASALFLSHTHLTDTIQKETGNHPCYYYDLKIIDRAKELLSSSATPIAEIARVLTYDPSNFSKFFKKFVGKTPGQYRKNLKNKEA; encoded by the coding sequence ATGCAAGAAAACAAAAATGAAATCCTCAAACGAGGTACAGAAATTACCCAAAGATATTTTGAGTTTTTGAACCAACATATTGATGACGTTGTGTCGGGTAGAGTCATAGAATTTATGGAAATTAACGAGATCGCGAGCGCATTGTTTCTTTCGCATACCCATTTAACCGATACAATACAAAAAGAAACAGGAAATCATCCTTGTTATTATTATGATTTAAAAATTATAGATAGGGCAAAGGAGTTACTTTCATCATCCGCTACCCCTATAGCGGAGATTGCACGTGTACTGACTTACGATCCTTCTAATTTTTCCAAGTTCTTTAAAAAGTTTGTAGGGAAAACCCCTGGACAATACCGCAAGAATCTAAAAAACAAAGAGGCATAA
- a CDS encoding SDR family oxidoreductase yields the protein MARNDLNGKVVLIAGGAKNLGGLLSRDFASKGAKIVVHYNSESTKADAEKTLADINNAGGEAFLFQADLTDVKNIVKLFDAAIERFGGVDIAINTVGKVLKKPFAETTEEEYDSMSNINSKVAYFFIQEAGKRLNDNGKINTIVTSLLAAYTGYYSTYAGAKAPVEHFTRAASKEFGARGISVTAVAPGPMDTPFFYGQETDDAVAYHKSASALGGLTDIKDIAPLVEFLVTDGWWVTGQTIFANGGYTTR from the coding sequence ATGGCAAGAAACGATTTAAATGGAAAAGTAGTTTTAATTGCGGGTGGCGCAAAAAACTTAGGGGGCTTATTAAGCCGGGATTTTGCTTCAAAAGGAGCAAAAATTGTTGTTCATTACAATAGTGAAAGCACAAAAGCGGACGCCGAAAAGACTTTGGCAGATATCAATAACGCAGGCGGTGAAGCATTTTTATTCCAGGCCGATCTGACTGATGTCAAGAATATCGTAAAGCTATTTGATGCCGCAATCGAGCGGTTTGGAGGAGTTGATATCGCCATTAATACAGTTGGAAAGGTTTTGAAAAAACCATTTGCCGAAACGACAGAGGAGGAATACGATAGTATGAGTAACATTAATTCCAAAGTGGCCTACTTTTTCATACAGGAGGCGGGCAAGAGATTAAATGATAATGGAAAGATCAACACAATCGTAACCTCATTGCTTGCGGCATATACTGGATATTATTCAACCTATGCTGGGGCCAAAGCACCAGTAGAGCACTTTACACGAGCAGCATCCAAAGAGTTTGGCGCCAGAGGTATTTCGGTTACAGCAGTTGCGCCGGGACCAATGGACACCCCATTTTTCTATGGTCAAGAAACAGATGATGCGGTAGCTTATCACAAATCAGCTTCAGCATTGGGTGGACTAACAGATATTAAAGATATCGCGCCACTTGTGGAGTTTTTGGTAACAGATGGTTGGTGGGTGACAGGGCAGACTATTTTCGCAAATGGAGGTTACACCACACGATAA
- a CDS encoding DoxX family protein: MILKIINSILILVAVFMGLKQGYAMFSGKAEMMEMFGKWGFTRTGLTVNGIITILGSVLILFPKTFMWGNFIMAAGILLIICFHLLDKDIKGVMIEVPFLLLNLIIIYLQHPLKSVPL; the protein is encoded by the coding sequence ATGATTCTGAAAATTATCAATTCAATTTTAATCCTTGTTGCCGTATTTATGGGATTGAAACAAGGGTATGCCATGTTTTCAGGCAAAGCTGAAATGATGGAAATGTTTGGTAAATGGGGCTTTACCAGAACAGGGCTAACAGTCAATGGCATAATCACCATACTTGGATCCGTACTGATTTTATTTCCCAAAACATTTATGTGGGGCAATTTTATCATGGCTGCTGGGATTTTGTTGATTATTTGTTTCCATCTGTTAGATAAAGATATAAAAGGAGTAATGATAGAAGTCCCATTTCTATTGTTAAATCTGATTATAATCTATTTGCAGCATCCTTTAAAATCCGTGCCATTATGA
- a CDS encoding S41 family peptidase, with amino-acid sequence MKVIKNFLFWFILCNSFLLSINKVRGGSQCDCHAEFTWIKNTFEKNDAGFEYILKEKGQQAYDLHTDEIMKMAKAAKNKADCINLIYKWFKFFRKGHLGIVDLKKETEPVQVVEPDENKIRKHERLTLKEKELNRLIDKESEPSPIGIWESAPYKVGIVPTDSGYTGIVLDAPETPWNKGQVKFKLYKNGENYRATIWMRNFNARENVSVEFIGNNMIHINGMAFFVRKSKSFKDTPLVKSYINYLYSRGPYFEQISDKTVYVRIPSFDMSNKRSIDSVLRVNHEKIIRTPNLIIDLRNNGGGSDDAYSSLIPYLYTNPIRTVGLELLSTELNNAALLALSRDTLYDEKSRKEFKDIYDNLNLNLGKYVRVKENIISIDSMDRILPFPQKVAILINEYCGSTTEQFLLEAKQSAKVKLYGKST; translated from the coding sequence ATGAAAGTCATTAAAAACTTCTTATTTTGGTTTATTCTGTGCAATTCCTTTTTGCTCTCTATTAATAAGGTACGAGGCGGATCTCAATGCGATTGCCATGCTGAATTTACATGGATCAAGAACACTTTCGAAAAAAACGACGCTGGATTTGAGTACATATTGAAGGAAAAAGGACAACAAGCCTACGACCTTCACACAGATGAAATAATGAAAATGGCTAAAGCAGCCAAGAACAAAGCTGACTGTATAAATTTGATTTATAAATGGTTTAAATTCTTTAGGAAGGGGCATCTTGGAATTGTTGATCTAAAAAAGGAAACTGAACCCGTACAAGTCGTTGAACCGGATGAAAATAAAATCAGAAAGCATGAAAGATTAACCTTAAAGGAAAAAGAGCTCAATCGTCTGATTGATAAGGAAAGCGAGCCCTCACCCATTGGCATATGGGAAAGCGCCCCTTACAAAGTTGGTATAGTTCCTACCGATAGTGGCTATACAGGTATTGTGCTGGATGCTCCAGAGACCCCTTGGAATAAGGGTCAGGTAAAATTCAAGCTATATAAGAATGGAGAAAACTATCGAGCTACAATCTGGATGAGAAATTTTAACGCGAGAGAGAATGTATCCGTGGAATTTATCGGAAACAATATGATCCATATCAATGGTATGGCTTTTTTTGTACGTAAGTCCAAATCATTTAAAGATACACCTCTAGTCAAAAGTTATATAAACTATTTATATTCCCGTGGTCCTTACTTTGAACAAATTTCAGACAAGACAGTATATGTCCGTATACCAAGTTTCGATATGTCTAATAAAAGGTCCATCGACAGCGTTCTGCGTGTAAACCATGAAAAAATTATTCGCACGCCAAATCTGATCATTGACCTAAGGAACAACGGAGGGGGATCTGATGATGCATATTCTTCATTGATTCCCTACCTATATACTAATCCCATTAGAACGGTAGGTTTGGAATTGCTTTCCACAGAGTTGAACAACGCTGCATTGTTGGCGCTCTCTAGGGATACCTTATATGATGAAAAGTCAAGGAAAGAATTTAAAGATATCTATGACAACCTGAACTTAAACCTTGGCAAATACGTTCGGGTTAAAGAAAATATTATCTCTATTGATAGCATGGATCGAATTCTTCCGTTTCCGCAAAAGGTAGCCATATTGATAAACGAATATTGTGGTAGTACTACCGAACAGTTTCTGCTGGAGGCAAAACAGAGCGCCAAGGTCAAACTTTATGGGAAAAGCACCTAA
- a CDS encoding type 1 glutamine amidotransferase domain-containing protein has product MKAKQLFRQIGIFSALLTLVVMHSYATNRKPKVLFVVTSHDTKGNIGEKTGYYLGEVSHPWEVLTAAGYEIDFLSPQGGNPPVDGFDLNDPVNKKFWEDKYYHNKITHSLKPSQVKPEEYKAIFYAGGHGAMWDLPFDSAIAKIASKIYEANGVVAAVCHGPAGLTNIKLSTGEYLIKGKKVNGFSNEEEELVKLSNVVPFLLEDRLKAMGGIYEKSEPWQSHVTIDGRLVTGQNPQSAKAVGMAIVKALGE; this is encoded by the coding sequence ATGAAAGCTAAACAACTCTTTAGACAAATAGGAATATTTTCAGCTTTATTAACCCTAGTGGTGATGCATTCCTATGCAACAAATAGAAAACCAAAAGTTTTATTTGTAGTTACTAGCCACGATACAAAAGGCAATATAGGCGAAAAAACAGGTTATTATCTGGGTGAAGTCTCACATCCCTGGGAGGTCTTAACAGCGGCTGGATATGAGATTGATTTCCTTAGCCCACAGGGCGGGAATCCGCCTGTGGATGGATTTGACCTGAATGATCCAGTTAACAAAAAATTCTGGGAGGATAAATACTACCACAATAAAATCACTCATTCACTCAAACCTTCTCAGGTAAAACCTGAAGAATATAAAGCCATCTTCTACGCCGGAGGACATGGTGCGATGTGGGATCTGCCTTTCGACTCGGCAATCGCAAAGATTGCCAGCAAGATATACGAGGCAAATGGCGTTGTTGCAGCTGTATGTCATGGACCTGCTGGCTTAACCAACATCAAACTGAGCACCGGTGAATATCTGATAAAAGGAAAAAAAGTCAATGGCTTTAGTAATGAAGAGGAGGAGCTTGTAAAGCTCAGCAATGTAGTCCCCTTTTTATTAGAAGATAGGCTAAAGGCAATGGGTGGGATTTATGAAAAATCCGAACCTTGGCAGTCGCATGTTACCATTGACGGCAGATTGGTCACTGGCCAAAATCCGCAATCAGCCAAGGCTGTAGGCATGGCCATCGTAAAGGCATTAGGTGAATAA
- a CDS encoding PDDEXK nuclease domain-containing protein — MEQRFVEIIQLIKESQSKAIKAVNTELMNLYWRIGKYISARIETSEWGQSVVKELAFFIKQHEPELKGFSDKNLWRMKQFYETYRSSERLSALTRELSWTNNVLIFSRTKTVEEKEFYLKLTIEEKYSSRELERQINSSVFERTMIGNVKLSSLPREFEVDINKAFKDSYVFDFLNLPESYNEGDLQKGLLRQMKDFILELGRDFLFIDQEYKVQVGNSDFYIDLLFFHRGLQCLVAFELKVDKFKPEHLGQLNFYLEALDRDVKRSNENASIGVLLCKDKDSEVVEYALSRSLSPTVVAEYKTQLPDKKLLQQKLHELFEQADNSDI; from the coding sequence ATGGAGCAGCGTTTTGTAGAAATTATTCAGCTTATTAAAGAATCTCAATCTAAAGCTATTAAGGCGGTAAATACCGAGTTAATGAATTTATATTGGCGTATTGGAAAGTATATTAGCGCGAGGATTGAAACTTCCGAATGGGGACAGTCGGTCGTCAAAGAATTGGCTTTTTTCATTAAGCAGCACGAACCTGAATTGAAAGGTTTTTCAGATAAGAATCTTTGGCGAATGAAACAGTTTTACGAAACTTATCGCAGCAGTGAAAGACTCTCGGCATTGACGAGAGAGTTGAGTTGGACAAATAATGTTTTAATTTTTAGTCGTACCAAGACAGTTGAAGAAAAGGAATTTTATTTGAAGCTAACTATCGAGGAAAAATATAGTTCCAGGGAGTTGGAGCGACAGATTAATAGCTCCGTCTTTGAACGCACAATGATTGGAAATGTAAAACTCTCGTCACTGCCGAGAGAATTTGAAGTCGACATTAATAAAGCGTTTAAAGATAGCTACGTTTTTGACTTTTTAAATTTACCAGAATCCTATAATGAAGGAGATCTTCAAAAAGGGCTGCTTCGTCAGATGAAAGATTTTATTCTTGAGCTAGGGCGAGACTTCCTATTTATTGACCAAGAATATAAAGTACAAGTGGGAAACTCTGACTTTTATATTGATCTGCTTTTTTTTCATAGAGGATTACAGTGCTTAGTGGCATTTGAATTAAAAGTAGATAAATTTAAGCCCGAGCATCTTGGTCAATTGAATTTTTATCTAGAGGCTCTTGATCGAGATGTTAAGCGATCCAATGAGAACGCGAGTATTGGTGTTCTATTATGTAAAGATAAAGATAGTGAGGTGGTTGAGTATGCTTTGAGCCGTAGTCTTTCACCAACGGTGGTAGCGGAATATAAAACACAATTACCGGATAAAAAGCTACTTCAACAAAAGTTACACGAATTATTTGAACAGGCTGATAATAGTGATATTTAG
- a CDS encoding nuclear transport factor 2 family protein, translating to MKALVKTFAAAALIAVSTFAMATEGPGSKSAKATVNLSTADFALEHYVAVTTEGESAGIEQLFAADFSQKIQASNAQTHSRSALIKSLKKQKGESLNCTVTTDIIEESADYMVAKVTMKFEDFTKTDLVTFVREGNVWKVSKSINSYK from the coding sequence ATGAAAGCATTAGTAAAAACATTCGCAGCAGCAGCCCTAATCGCAGTATCAACATTTGCAATGGCAACTGAAGGCCCTGGTTCAAAATCAGCAAAAGCAACCGTTAACCTTTCCACAGCAGACTTTGCTCTTGAACATTATGTTGCGGTCACTACCGAAGGAGAGTCGGCAGGGATCGAGCAGCTATTTGCAGCTGATTTTAGCCAGAAGATCCAAGCTTCCAACGCACAAACCCATAGTCGTAGCGCGTTGATCAAATCTTTGAAAAAACAAAAAGGCGAAAGCTTGAATTGTACAGTAACTACCGATATCATCGAAGAGTCTGCAGACTATATGGTGGCCAAGGTGACGATGAAATTTGAAGACTTTACCAAAACTGATCTAGTGACTTTTGTTCGTGAAGGCAATGTGTGGAAAGTATCCAAATCGATCAATTCGTATAAATAG
- a CDS encoding pyridoxal-dependent decarboxylase — translation MKEYKYWKKIGVEIQKELISKALAKNINYSKSPVLGLPGTKLDGRVFYDQAEFLKEAPFLQTIVQNPNHIGCHTVGESEPFFQGTQDIEKDVIQILSKDILQSQEDCDGYVASGGTEANIQACWMYRNFFINTFNASCNEIFLIASQDTHYSVNKAANLLNIDLVLVPVDFDTREILQDQLDKYVLEAVKNGKKYAIVISNAGTTMFGSVDNPDDYASVFIKYHLNFKLHIDAAFGGFIYPIVNQNHNIGFNNKHVSSVTMDAHKMLQAPYGTGIFITRKGLIDNVFTKEAKYVNGMDTTLSGSRSGANAVAIWMILQTYGPHQWLEKMKILNYRTEVCCQELEKLGVGFYRDSYMNIITIKSADLPKELAVKFGLIPDSHDEDNNWYKIVVMDHVQQESLNDFINELKESRSRERKVLEN, via the coding sequence ATGAAAGAATATAAATACTGGAAAAAAATTGGGGTTGAGATTCAAAAAGAACTAATATCCAAAGCACTTGCTAAGAATATCAATTATAGCAAAAGTCCTGTATTAGGGCTTCCCGGAACAAAATTGGATGGAAGAGTTTTTTATGATCAGGCTGAATTTTTAAAGGAAGCTCCTTTCCTGCAGACAATTGTTCAGAACCCTAACCATATTGGTTGTCATACTGTCGGAGAATCTGAGCCTTTTTTTCAAGGCACCCAAGATATTGAAAAAGATGTCATTCAAATCTTAAGTAAAGATATATTACAATCTCAAGAAGATTGCGATGGATATGTTGCCTCTGGAGGTACAGAAGCCAATATACAGGCATGTTGGATGTACAGAAATTTCTTCATCAATACATTTAATGCCAGTTGTAATGAAATTTTCCTAATCGCATCGCAAGACACACATTATTCAGTCAATAAAGCTGCGAATTTATTGAATATTGATCTTGTCCTTGTTCCGGTCGATTTTGATACCAGAGAAATTCTGCAGGATCAACTGGATAAGTATGTCCTTGAAGCTGTGAAAAATGGCAAAAAGTATGCTATCGTTATTTCAAATGCAGGTACCACCATGTTTGGAAGCGTTGATAATCCCGATGATTACGCCTCAGTTTTCATAAAATATCATCTTAATTTTAAACTTCATATAGATGCGGCATTTGGGGGATTTATCTATCCAATTGTCAATCAAAACCACAATATCGGTTTCAACAATAAACACGTCTCATCGGTTACCATGGATGCCCATAAAATGCTCCAAGCCCCTTATGGAACGGGTATATTTATCACGAGAAAAGGATTGATAGACAATGTTTTTACCAAAGAAGCGAAATATGTCAATGGAATGGATACCACGTTGAGTGGAAGTCGCTCTGGGGCAAACGCAGTGGCAATTTGGATGATTTTGCAGACCTATGGCCCACATCAATGGTTAGAGAAGATGAAGATTCTGAACTACAGGACAGAAGTCTGTTGTCAGGAACTCGAAAAATTGGGAGTTGGCTTTTATAGGGACTCATATATGAATATCATTACCATAAAATCAGCTGATTTGCCCAAAGAGCTAGCAGTTAAATTTGGTTTAATTCCGGATTCGCACGACGAAGATAACAATTGGTATAAAATTGTGGTAATGGACCATGTTCAGCAAGAATCACTGAATGATTTTATTAATGAATTAAAAGAATCCCGCAGTAGAGAGCGTAAAGTTTTGGAAAATTAA
- the lepB gene encoding signal peptidase I, whose protein sequence is MEDLTTIDAPQSHSRNAFKAGLFSLFFPGLGQLYNGQIKKGILFFALSYLIPVIFALTRWITSFAGMSIFMAIGISFLLFTVMDAILNAKRQKFYVLKTYNRWYYYALIASLIFTMTFVFDKKEMIGIQSYIAQTTANNPTILEGDWIIIDTKAYKKNTPKIGDLVTFTKDDGQQFMYRIVGLPKDTISLKENIVSINHKLCKSKFIADRNLEGINFAEFEETFPNGHSHHIYKSKEEFSDGMMNMNDFVVPADSIFVLGDSRDNALDSRYIGCIAKNQITGKIKYSYWGKAGFKRMNITF, encoded by the coding sequence ATGGAAGATCTAACGACAATTGACGCACCCCAATCGCATTCTAGAAATGCTTTTAAAGCAGGTTTATTTTCTTTATTTTTTCCGGGCCTAGGGCAACTCTATAATGGACAGATAAAGAAAGGTATTCTTTTTTTCGCCCTAAGTTATCTAATCCCTGTAATTTTTGCTCTAACCCGCTGGATAACCTCCTTTGCCGGAATGAGTATTTTTATGGCAATCGGTATATCATTCCTTTTATTTACAGTAATGGATGCTATACTGAATGCAAAAAGACAAAAATTTTATGTCCTGAAAACTTACAACAGATGGTATTATTATGCATTGATCGCCAGCCTCATCTTTACAATGACATTTGTGTTTGACAAGAAAGAAATGATAGGTATACAATCTTACATTGCTCAAACCACAGCGAATAACCCAACGATTCTCGAAGGCGATTGGATTATAATAGATACAAAAGCCTACAAAAAAAACACGCCTAAAATTGGAGATCTGGTTACCTTTACTAAGGATGATGGTCAACAATTTATGTATCGTATAGTTGGTCTCCCCAAAGACACAATCTCTCTTAAAGAAAATATTGTCTCGATAAATCACAAGCTATGTAAATCCAAATTTATTGCGGACAGAAATTTAGAAGGTATAAACTTCGCTGAATTCGAAGAGACATTTCCAAATGGACACAGTCATCATATCTATAAAAGTAAAGAAGAGTTTAGCGATGGCATGATGAATATGAATGATTTCGTTGTTCCGGCAGACAGCATTTTTGTCTTGGGAGACAGCAGGGATAATGCACTTGACAGCAGATATATAGGTTGCATCGCTAAGAATCAAATAACTGGAAAAATTAAATATAGCTATTGGGGCAAGGCTGGATTTAAAAGAATGAACATAACATTCTGA
- a CDS encoding nuclear transport factor 2 family protein: MNSLVKTLAAAALIAVSTFAMAAEGPGSKSAKVNVTLSTADFALEHYVAVTTEGESAGVEQLFAEDFSQKVQASNAQNHSRSALIKSLKKQKGEKLNCKVTTDIIEESVDYMVAKVTLKFEDFTKTDLVTLLREGNDWKVSSSVNAYK, encoded by the coding sequence ATGAACTCATTAGTAAAAACATTAGCAGCAGCAGCCTTAATCGCAGTATCTACTTTCGCTATGGCAGCTGAAGGACCAGGCTCAAAATCAGCAAAAGTAAACGTTACCCTTTCAACCGCAGATTTCGCCCTTGAGCACTATGTTGCGGTAACGACCGAAGGTGAATCAGCAGGTGTAGAACAATTATTTGCTGAAGATTTCAGCCAAAAAGTCCAAGCATCCAATGCACAAAACCATAGCCGTAGCGCTTTGATCAAATCTTTGAAAAAACAAAAAGGCGAGAAGCTAAACTGTAAAGTAACTACCGACATCATCGAAGAATCTGTAGACTATATGGTGGCCAAGGTGACCCTAAAATTTGAAGACTTCACCAAGACAGACCTTGTGACTTTGCTTCGTGAAGGTAATGACTGGAAAGTTTCAAGTTCTGTGAACGCATATAAATAA
- a CDS encoding IPT/TIG domain-containing protein, translated as MKRTIRRIQIAVSIIAALSACKKTEEVVVINTPVTVVAIAPSEVTDSQVTMHGEITTSNKEEILDVGFILSETKQSGSTILQEISAGKQKLINGKTVDFTLTVKEPFDLDLIYQYVFYVKTAKGFYKSQPVRFNVDNINITDNKLVLTYLGETVLFKGNFKQFKENYYLIANGNTEQRLAFTLKDNKTTLAVTLPKSGYYHGNKLAITLQKPLNGREYVSSKQLIETKIVAKITEPSKKSFAFNEGIQINGIGLPQYGYADDLFLLIDDQRIPFTNNLFFRLIANLKGESFRLGYANGRDSIYFDKEILLEQPSADNITLATTLTHPGCMIEATGIDFYKYFGDEISKILVGNSAAIGFIGNSGNSTYLTIPNNLLDGKYPITLTSGLSTVTSKKKVEVKKLHWDAINQNIFFSGDTAQLTGNFYNTIGYNLEFSGGNAVYNSELKNNLVSFKIPQLRPGQYKIKTYYHGYYDSKKYYAPEEKTIEIKMPIISDFSPHKITSEYAIILEGKGLSNEFKFYIGGQEVYAYTLNENERIINIPQGIKPGKYKVWMDTNYGKVEAKTLLEIQ; from the coding sequence ATGAAAAGAACCATTCGACGCATACAAATTGCTGTTTCCATAATTGCAGCGCTATCGGCCTGTAAGAAAACAGAGGAAGTCGTCGTTATTAACACGCCAGTGACGGTAGTTGCTATAGCACCTTCGGAAGTGACCGATTCCCAAGTCACCATGCATGGTGAAATAACAACCTCAAATAAGGAAGAAATTTTGGATGTAGGCTTTATTTTATCCGAGACTAAACAATCCGGAAGTACCATCCTACAGGAGATCTCCGCTGGCAAACAAAAATTGATCAACGGCAAAACAGTAGACTTTACTTTGACCGTAAAAGAACCTTTTGATCTGGATTTAATCTATCAATATGTATTCTATGTCAAGACTGCAAAAGGTTTTTACAAAAGTCAGCCTGTCCGTTTCAATGTCGACAATATTAACATCACAGACAACAAACTTGTATTGACTTATCTTGGTGAGACCGTATTATTCAAAGGAAACTTTAAGCAATTTAAAGAAAATTACTATTTAATTGCTAACGGAAATACCGAACAACGGTTAGCTTTTACGCTAAAAGATAACAAAACAACTTTAGCTGTAACGCTGCCAAAAAGTGGGTATTACCATGGAAACAAATTGGCTATTACGCTTCAAAAACCGCTTAACGGACGTGAATATGTAAGTTCAAAACAGCTGATCGAAACAAAAATAGTCGCTAAAATCACCGAACCAAGTAAAAAGAGTTTCGCTTTTAATGAGGGGATTCAGATCAATGGTATCGGTTTACCCCAATATGGTTATGCGGATGACTTATTCCTATTGATCGATGACCAACGCATCCCTTTTACAAATAATCTATTTTTCCGTCTAATAGCGAACCTCAAAGGCGAATCTTTTCGACTGGGATATGCCAATGGCCGCGATAGCATCTATTTCGATAAAGAAATCCTACTCGAACAACCTTCAGCAGACAATATCACATTAGCAACGACACTAACCCATCCTGGCTGCATGATAGAGGCTACAGGAATTGATTTTTATAAATATTTTGGTGATGAAATCTCCAAAATACTTGTGGGCAATTCGGCTGCAATAGGATTTATCGGGAATAGCGGCAACAGCACCTATTTGACTATCCCGAACAATCTCCTGGACGGAAAATATCCTATTACCCTGACAAGTGGATTATCCACTGTCACCAGCAAAAAGAAAGTTGAGGTGAAGAAATTACATTGGGACGCTATCAATCAAAACATATTTTTTTCGGGAGATACGGCCCAGCTAACAGGAAACTTTTACAATACAATAGGTTACAACCTAGAATTTTCAGGCGGAAATGCGGTATATAACAGTGAATTGAAAAATAATCTCGTGAGCTTTAAAATACCGCAGCTAAGACCAGGCCAGTATAAAATCAAGACCTATTACCATGGATACTATGATAGCAAAAAGTATTATGCCCCCGAAGAGAAAACCATCGAAATAAAAATGCCTATTATTTCGGATTTCAGTCCGCACAAGATCACCAGTGAATACGCTATCATTTTAGAAGGTAAAGGCTTGTCCAATGAGTTTAAATTTTACATTGGGGGGCAAGAGGTATATGCATATACTTTAAATGAAAATGAACGAATAATCAACATTCCTCAAGGAATAAAACCGGGTAAATATAAGGTATGGATGGATACTAACTATGGAAAAGTTGAAGCAAAAACATTGTTAGAAATCCAATAA
- a CDS encoding nuclear transport factor 2 family protein, with product MKALVKTFAAAALIAISTFAMAAEGPGSKSAKANVNLSTADCALEHYVAVTTEGESAGVEQLFAEDFNQKIQASNAQSNGRNAVVKSLKKQKGEKLNCVVSTDILEESADYMVAKVTLKFEDFTKTDLVTLVREGNDWKVSSSVNAYK from the coding sequence ATGAAAGCATTAGTAAAAACATTCGCAGCAGCAGCCTTAATCGCAATCTCTACATTCGCTATGGCCGCAGAAGGTCCAGGTTCAAAATCAGCAAAAGCAAACGTTAACCTTTCCACAGCAGACTGTGCTCTTGAACATTATGTTGCGGTCACAACCGAAGGAGAATCAGCAGGAGTTGAGCAATTGTTTGCTGAAGATTTCAACCAAAAGATCCAAGCTTCCAACGCACAATCTAACGGCCGTAATGCAGTTGTCAAATCTTTGAAAAAACAAAAAGGAGAGAAACTGAACTGTGTGGTAAGTACCGACATACTTGAAGAGTCGGCGGACTACATGGTTGCCAAAGTAACTTTGAAATTTGAAGACTTTACCAAAACTGATCTAGTGACTTTGGTTCGTGAAGGTAACGACTGGAAAGTTTCAAGTTCTGTGAACGCATATAAATAA
- a CDS encoding NADAR family protein: protein MEQYDIKRLTDRFERGETFKFLFFWGHTNIQNQEVGKFVFSQWYESPFIVDNITYRTAEHWMMAQKALLFDDKKSFEKIINCNKPGEAKALGREVIGYNDQIWNEQKFEIVKNGNIHKFNQHPDLAEYLLKTENRILVEASPVDTIWGIGLSQDDVDIENIYCWRGQNLLGFALMEVRDFLRQFGQFQTLPNAKQPPWSKFPDKDNMDMFWRMGVGEEYLIEFGGYYDYLSEREQTIYQLTHPRPYVWRNFYN from the coding sequence ATGGAACAATATGATATTAAACGGTTAACCGATAGATTTGAACGTGGAGAAACATTCAAATTTCTTTTCTTTTGGGGACATACAAATATACAAAATCAAGAGGTCGGAAAATTTGTTTTCAGCCAATGGTATGAAAGTCCGTTTATAGTTGATAATATAACTTATAGGACTGCAGAACATTGGATGATGGCCCAAAAAGCATTACTTTTCGACGATAAAAAGAGCTTTGAGAAAATTATAAATTGTAATAAACCAGGCGAAGCCAAAGCGTTGGGAAGGGAAGTTATAGGCTATAATGATCAGATTTGGAATGAACAAAAATTTGAGATCGTTAAGAATGGAAACATACACAAGTTTAATCAACATCCAGACCTAGCAGAATATCTGTTAAAAACAGAAAATAGAATTCTTGTCGAAGCAAGCCCCGTTGACACCATATGGGGTATCGGGCTGTCACAAGATGATGTTGATATCGAAAACATATATTGTTGGCGGGGACAAAATTTATTGGGTTTTGCATTGATGGAAGTACGGGATTTTCTACGCCAATTTGGACAATTCCAGACACTTCCAAATGCCAAGCAGCCGCCTTGGTCTAAGTTTCCTGATAAGGATAATATGGATATGTTTTGGAGGATGGGGGTAGGGGAGGAGTATTTGATAGAATTCGGTGGTTATTATGATTATCTGTCTGAAAGAGAACAAACGATATATCAACTAACCCACCCACGACCTTACGTATGGAGGAATTTTTATAACTGA